Below is a window of Dietzia timorensis DNA.
CTGGCAAGAAACGTGCCGCAGCCCCAGGAGCAGGCTTTTATCTGCGGCAACGCTCTCACGAGCTCCACACCAACGACACCGGCATCGGTCAGGGCACGATCGGGAAAATCGGGCACGGCTTCGAAGCCACAGTGGCCACCTCGATGGGGTCACTGGCCCAGCCGGGCCTTGTCCCTCGGCTCGCGTTGGCAATGGCCCTACACGCCCCGACCGCCGGTTCCACGTCGTCCGTGTTGCGCTGCATCGACACCGCCCAAGAGAACGGGCTCATCCCGCCGCGCCGGCGACGGGCCGCACCACGCACCCTCACCGTAGACATGGGCTACCTGGGCAGCACGGATTTCGCCCGCGGCATCCTCGAGCGCGGCTACCATCTGCTCCACGCCTATCCGAATCGGCGCACCACGCGCGGCGCTGTGCGCGGGGCGTACACGTTCGCCTCCACAGACACGGACCGCCGCAGCGTCGACGCCCCGAACCCGGGTCCCATCATGGATAGCGGGGAGTTCTATTGTCCCGCGGCGGCGCATCTGCTCGGCGAACACGTCACCAAGCGGCGCCGCGACCTCGCCACGTCGAGCGACGGGATCGCCCAGCACGACCGGCGGCTCGCCGAACGACTCCCCTTCGTCATGGGACGCACCACCGGCCTCTACCAAGGGACCAAGCCAGATAGCAGCGGCCGGCGGCCCTGGAAGATCGGGTTGCAATGCCCCGCCGCCCAGGGCCGAGTCCGCTGCCCCCTCATGGACGGTGTCGCCGCCCGAGACACCACCATTCCCGAAGCCAGGCCCACCTGGGCCCGCGAGCAGTACCGCTGCTGCAGCGGACAAGTCGTGGTCACGCTGACCGAGCAGCAGCTCAAGACGGTGCAGGCCGCGTTAACGCCCGGGTCGTGGGAACACACACTCGCGCTCGAAAACCGGCGCGCGCTCACCGAATCAAAGTTCGCGCACACCAAAAACCGCAGCGTCAGCGGCATGACGAGCGTCAACCACGGGCCCAGACGCGAACCGCTCATGGCGATCACCATCGCGCTCGCACTCGTCGCAAGCAACGTGTCGATGCAGAAGGGTTTTATCCCCGATGCCACGAACGTACTACGCAATGGAATGAAGTATCTCGATCGTGACCTCGGACACCGAGCGACCAGGCGCCCACCACTGACCTAAGTCAAAGCGGAGCCGTCAGAGGCGCCCGCGGCGAGGAAAGCAATCCTGCCGCGGGCGACTCCGCACTCCTTATCCCGTTGACTGCTGAAAGCCTGACTTCGATTCCACTTGTGATAGCTGTGAGGTTGTCTCCTCCACGCGCAGCAGACCCGTTTGTATTGCTTGAGCCTAAAGAATTGTGTCGCTCTACCTAAGCGTTCTGGCACTAGCTGCGCGCCATGCATCGGCTGGGAGTAAAGGTCATTCGGCGGCAGAGATTGTGGCATAAATTTTTGTGCATCTCCTTGTCGTTGCTGCCGCCGGTTCGGCCGTTCTGCTCTCGGCTTGCTCGACGAAGGATGACGACATCAGGGGGCCGTTTTGTATTGTCGTCGCTCTGAGTCTTCGTGACATGATCGTGTCCGGCGCGCATGAGCTACCCATCACACCGATACAGGCCTACGCCGTACAGGCCCTGTAAGTCTCGGACGCATTTATGGTGGTCGTGCCGTTCAATTCGCCGCCGGAGAGCCTCACGAATATACATGCAGGGGTTTGGCTGGTGGACTACGTGGACGACGGTGGGCGGATCCGTTTTGTAGACGGCATCGCCCAAGGCGTGACCGATTGGCCACGCGTGCTCGATGCGGCCGATCCAGGCGCAGCCGAAGTCAAGAAATGCTTGCCGTGGATCGAGAGCCGTTAGCTACATGGAAATACCGAATTGTGGCCTCTTCGACGGTACGCGAATTGGCTAGTGGAAAAGTGGCCGCATAAATGTGCGCGTGTATCGGATCACGCACGAGCTATCGTCGCGGATTTTGTCCGCGGCGATGAATTCTGGGTCAACGTTGAAAAGTTTCCTGTACTCCTCATAGGCGGCGAGGCTTTCGAAGCTGAAAAGGGCTTCGGCGTGGTCGCTGGGACCTTCGGCGGGGAGGAAGTAGCCGTGATGGGTTCCGCCGTGTTTGTTGACGAGTCGAATCCACTCGCGGGCGAACGCTTCGAACGATTCCACTTTCTCGGGGTCGATTTGGTAGTGGACTACGCAGGTGATCATGTTAGCGACGGTAGCAGGTCATCCAGGTCAGCATTCCGGCGATTGGGGCGGCCAGCGTGGCCGCAGTCCACCAACTACTCCCGGCACGACCTTATTGGTCGCCGCGGTGCATGCGTGCGGTCGTGCGGACGAAAAATCCAAAGGTAATCCAGCAGTGCAAGTAGACGAGCCGACAGTATGGGAGGGACGTGAATTAAACTGTTGACCTGCCGTTCAGCCACGCGGTCTTTTAGCTTCCGAAGCGCGAAGGGCGAGAATCCGGAACGAGCCGGTTACTCGTCCTGCGTCGATGGCGCCCGGGATGCTACGAAGGATGAATAATAAGGGTCTCGCGACGAGAAATCATTTCCGGGTGGGCTGTCAGTTCGCAATCGAGTCGTTCTCCCGGCGGGACTGAGATGATGTTCGTATGGATCAGCAGTTGCCAGGTCGCGTCCGGGTAGTGGTGTTCGATGTCGGTGAAACTCTCATCGACGAGTCCCGCTTGTGGGCCCAACAGGCGCACACCGTAGGCGTGTCGCCATTCACGCTGATGGGCGTCATCGGGGCGCTGATCGAGCAGCAAGAGTCGCATCACAAAGCTTGGGACATTCTCGGTGTCGAAGCACCATCAGCCGCGACGGAGATCCGACCAGGTGATTTTTACCCGGATGCACTCGACTGCCTTTTGGCAGCAAGAGATACTGGCTTTGTTGTTGGTATCGCTGGTAACCAGCTTGCGGGGGCTACGAGCTGCCTGCGAGCCGGTGGCTTCGATGCAGATTTCATCGCCTCAGCGGCAAAGTGGGGCGTAGCCAAACCCTCGACCAGTTTTTTCTCGCTGATCGCCGACGCCTCCGGCGCCGAGCCCGGTGAGATCCTCTACGTGGGCGATCGACTCGACAATGACATCATTCCCGCCGCCGTCGGGTTCCGAACCGCGTTGCTTCGTCGTGGTCCATGGGGACAAATCCACAGCCGCCATGTCGACAGTTCCCTTGCAGACTTACGACTTGATTCGCTGACGGAGCTGGCATCGATATTTCGGGCCGCTACCTCGGGTGCCCCCGCCGAGCAGCCTGCAAATGAACTGAGACGCGACGACCCGGCCATCAGAACAGTCCGCGCCTCTGATGCCGATCGACCGTCCTATAGATAGTCAAGTAGCGTCCGGCCCCATCTCGGCACCTTCTGCGGTAGAGAGGATTCGGTCGACCTCTTCACGGACGGCGGTTAGGTCGAAGCTCTCAATCTCGCTCTCGTGCGCTACTCGGGTTGCGGTGTCGTCGAAGAGTGAAATGGCTGCCAGCAGCGGACGAGTGTTGTCGTGCCCGAACGGGCCCCAGCAGTGTTCAAGTGCCGTTTGAACCGCGGGGTCCATCCAGTTGCGCATGCGCGTGCCGAGATAGCGAACGTCGCGGGTTCCTCGATAGCGCAGGTTGTGGTCCCATTCGATCATGCGTAGCAACTCTGTTTTGAGGTCGTAGTCGCGAGTGACAACGCTCCAGGGCTCATCTCGGGCGATGGCTTTGGCGGTCATCAGTGCTGCCGCTGCCGCCCAGTTGCAGCATTCGTCAAAGCTATTCTGATCAGGCATCTGTGCCGGTGGAGCGACTACCGAGAATTCTGAGGTAGCACCATCTTTGTCGAGAAGGACCGAGTATGGGCGTTCGTAGTCGTTCTCCCTGCTGGTGGCGTCGATCAGGGTGAAGTCCAGCTTTCCTCCGACGTAGTAGATCAGGCGTGTTGGCTGCTCCTCGGCGTTCTCCAGTCGCTCGACCGCGAGCACTTCTCCGAGTTCTTCCCACCATGAGTCATCAAGTTCGAGAGGCTCGGTCTCTCGTACGTGGAGCTCGATGTCGCGGTCCGACAGGGGGTGTTGGCTAAGGTCAGCGGCAGATCCAGTGAGGACCACAGCACGGACGTTGGGTTGCCCCTTCGCCCAGGTCACAACAGCTTCTACTGCATGCTCATAGTCCATACCGGTATTATCCCTCTAGAGCGACAAGCGGCCGGGTCGATGACACGGCGGAAAGGTCGCGCCGGAGATCGTTGTAGACCTCCCTCGCGATGAACCTTTTCAGACAGCGCAGCACGTCCTTCTTTGAGAGTCCCTCTGCCCGACGACGTTCCATGTAGGCGACGGTCCGCGGATCGTAGCGGAGACGGACTACGGCGATCATGTGCAGCGCGCGGTTGGCTTGCCGATCGCCACCACGGTGAAGGCGCATACGATGCGTCTTCCCGGAGGCGACAGGAATCGGAGCGACGCCGCACAACCGGGCGAACGCGGCATCGGTGTGCAGACGCCCGACGTTCTCTCCCGCGCTGATCAAGAACTGCGCAGCGTGGCCGGTGCCTATTCCGATCTTGGAGACCAACGTGGGTGTGGTCGCGGCGACGAGCTGGCCGAGCTGCTGGTCAAGGTCGCCGATTTCCTCGTTGAGGACTTCCACACGATTCGCCAAAGTGCGCAGGGTTAGCTTGGCTGCCTGCATCGGATCGGTCAGCCCAGCAGTATCAGGTCGTAGTCGCCGGCATGCGGCGATTCGAGCTTTCGGACCTGTGGTGGCGTTGATCTGCTCACGAAGCTCGCCAGGGGCTGTCACGAGCACATTCTGAAGCTGAGTTTGTGCAATAGACCGCGCTTTAACCGCCGAATTACGAGCGAGGGTGAGCATCCGGATCGACTCAACGACGCCGCTGGTGTTCTTCGGCACCACTGGAGCCTCACCGGCGAGAATCTTGCGGGCAGCGGCCTCGGCATCGATAGCGTCGGTCTTTCCCCGACGAGCTGCGGTGTGCGCGTGCGGGCGGTTGACCTCACGAACATCGTGCCCTTCGGCCAAGAGATGACGTACCAGGCCAGCACCGTAGGAGCCGGTGCACTCGATACCGAACACAGCGACAGGCCCGACCGTCGCGGTCCAGGCCAGGAGCTGTGCGTATCCACGCGATGTAGCCGGGAACTGCTGGTCGGCGATGAGCGCCCCGCGAGCGCTGAGGATCGCGGCGTGGTGGATGTCCTTATGGGTGTCGATGCCAACGATGATCGGCTCTTGCTCGACTGTCGGTGCTGCTGTCATGGTGGAGAGGTCTCCTTCACTCGCTTCTCACGGGTGCGGTGCTGGATGACCGACGCCGGCCGGGCGGACAAAACAGTGATGGGGCACTCGGATCTCAACGTCCTATGAAGTCACATCCCGCC
It encodes the following:
- a CDS encoding NIPSNAP family protein, whose amino-acid sequence is MITCVVHYQIDPEKVESFEAFAREWIRLVNKHGGTHHGYFLPAEGPSDHAEALFSFESLAAYEEYRKLFNVDPEFIAADKIRDDSSCVIRYTRTFMRPLFH
- a CDS encoding HAD family hydrolase, with protein sequence MDQQLPGRVRVVVFDVGETLIDESRLWAQQAHTVGVSPFTLMGVIGALIEQQESHHKAWDILGVEAPSAATEIRPGDFYPDALDCLLAARDTGFVVGIAGNQLAGATSCLRAGGFDADFIASAAKWGVAKPSTSFFSLIADASGAEPGEILYVGDRLDNDIIPAAVGFRTALLRRGPWGQIHSRHVDSSLADLRLDSLTELASIFRAATSGAPAEQPANELRRDDPAIRTVRASDADRPSYR
- a CDS encoding aminoglycoside 6-adenylyltransferase; protein product: MDYEHAVEAVVTWAKGQPNVRAVVLTGSAADLSQHPLSDRDIELHVRETEPLELDDSWWEELGEVLAVERLENAEEQPTRLIYYVGGKLDFTLIDATSRENDYERPYSVLLDKDGATSEFSVVAPPAQMPDQNSFDECCNWAAAAALMTAKAIARDEPWSVVTRDYDLKTELLRMIEWDHNLRYRGTRDVRYLGTRMRNWMDPAVQTALEHCWGPFGHDNTRPLLAAISLFDDTATRVAHESEIESFDLTAVREEVDRILSTAEGAEMGPDAT
- a CDS encoding IS110 family transposase; this translates as MTAAPTVEQEPIIVGIDTHKDIHHAAILSARGALIADQQFPATSRGYAQLLAWTATVGPVAVFGIECTGSYGAGLVRHLLAEGHDVREVNRPHAHTAARRGKTDAIDAEAAARKILAGEAPVVPKNTSGVVESIRMLTLARNSAVKARSIAQTQLQNVLVTAPGELREQINATTGPKARIAACRRLRPDTAGLTDPMQAAKLTLRTLANRVEVLNEEIGDLDQQLGQLVAATTPTLVSKIGIGTGHAAQFLISAGENVGRLHTDAAFARLCGVAPIPVASGKTHRMRLHRGGDRQANRALHMIAVVRLRYDPRTVAYMERRRAEGLSKKDVLRCLKRFIAREVYNDLRRDLSAVSSTRPLVALEG